One region of Exiguobacterium acetylicum genomic DNA includes:
- a CDS encoding DUF47 domain-containing protein: MFSKKQDPFAVKLSEIAGHLKTTSQFFVDFKINGIADVKEFAHKVKDFETAGDDLMHQLIIDLNNAFITPIDREDLLALANALDDVLDGFEECSAIFEIYNIVQADEHMIKFVDEINIAVTELAMSMDLLVARKLQPMREHVIKIKEQETICDNLRRKSIKALFATETDPIKIIQYKEIYESLESIADYCQDAANVIETIIMKNA; this comes from the coding sequence ATGTTTAGTAAAAAACAAGATCCATTCGCAGTGAAATTATCCGAAATCGCAGGACACTTAAAAACGACTTCGCAATTCTTCGTTGACTTTAAAATCAACGGCATCGCGGATGTAAAAGAATTTGCACATAAAGTAAAAGACTTCGAAACAGCTGGGGACGATTTGATGCACCAGTTGATCATCGACTTGAACAACGCGTTCATCACGCCGATCGACCGTGAAGACTTACTCGCACTTGCTAACGCACTTGATGATGTCTTAGACGGTTTTGAAGAATGTTCAGCGATCTTCGAAATCTACAATATCGTTCAAGCAGACGAGCACATGATCAAGTTCGTTGATGAAATCAACATCGCTGTCACAGAACTCGCGATGTCAATGGATCTTCTTGTTGCACGTAAATTGCAACCGATGCGTGAACACGTCATCAAAATCAAAGAACAAGAGACGATTTGTGACAACCTACGCCGTAAATCGATCAAAGCATTGTTCGCAACAGAAACAGATCCAATTAAAATCATCCAATATAAAGAAATCTATGAATCGCTCGAATCAATCGCGGACTACTGCCAAGATGCAGCTAACGTCATTGAAACGATCATCATGAAAAACGCTTAA